From the Streptomyces nodosus genome, the window TTGAGCGGATGCCTTCGGCTTCAGGGGGAGTTGAGAAGTCCGTCGGTGGAGGGCGCGTGCCCGCCCAGCCCGGCCAGAAGTCCATCGGGCCGGCTCCCGCTCGTGGCGTCGCAGGAACCAGTCCTTCCCCTGGCCGCAGCCTGCCAGGTCCTGTAAGCGCTATCGGCCAGGGCGCCTCGGGCCAGGGTCCCGCAGCCGGGCGTGGTGGTACGCCCGGTTCGGGGACCGGTGGGCGTCCGGCTGCACCCGCTGCCGGGGGACGGTCGATGGGCCGGGTTCCGGGGGGACCGGTAGGTGGCCCGACTGCAACTGGTCCCGGTCCGTCCGGCCGCCTGCCATCAACGAGTGCGCCAGGACAGCCGGTGTCTCGGAGCGTCGGCCCCACCGCCGGGCGTGCTGTATCCACGCCGCGTGAAGGCATCGTAGGCGGCACTCCACAGCGGACAGGCCGCCCTCCGGTACGACCCGGTACGCAGCTGCCCATGGCACCGACGCGGGGAGGTATCTCCGGCGGCGTGCCGAGCGAGACCGCGGGCGGCGCGCGGAGCGGCGTTCGCGGTGTTACGAACGGATCGCCGAGTGGTCCTCGGCAGCGGAGCCAGAAACAGAAGCCCAAGCGCCGAAGCGAACCACCGACCGACGGCCAATGATCAGGGGACACCAGAACATGCGCATGGCCGCGATCAACAAGTGGCATAGGGCAGCCCGCGTGGTGGCCTCGATGGCCGTCTGCGTACTCCTCGTGGGCGGCGCCACCACACAGGCTCAGGCCGCCGACTCCATCCGGGACATGCAATGGCACCTGGACGCCATGCACGCAGAGGACATGTGGCGAACGAGCACAGGTGAGGGCATCACGGTTGCTGTGATCGACACGGGTGTCGACCCGAGCAATGTCGACCTGAAGGGGCAAGTGCTCGACGGAAAGGACCTCGCCCCCGCAAAGCGTGCTGGAGACGAGCACACGGACTACGACGGCCACGGCACGGGAATGGCCGGACTCATCGCAGGCACAGGGGCGTTCCATGGCGGACGCGGGGCGTTCGGTCTTGCGCCAGGAGTCAAGATTCTCCCTGTCCGTATGCCTGCCACGAGCGACATCAGGGGCTACGCCGGTCCCTCGTACCTCAGCCGGGCCATTCGCTATGCGACAGACTCGGGAGCCCAGGTCATCAATATCTCCATGGGTGCCCGGATCGGCTCACCCCAGCTCACCGAGGCGGTGGACTACGCGCTGTCCCATGGCTCACTTGTCTTCGCCGCAGTAGGGAATGACGGGGGTAAGGACAACCCGGTCGAATACCCGGCGGCCACACCCGGAGTGGTGGGGGTGGCCGCCGTCGGCAAGAACCTCAGGAGAACCGAGGAATCCGCATTCGGCGACCAGGTCGACGTGGCAGCTCCCGGTGAGGACATGGTCGCGGCGTGCAGGGGAGAGACCGGTCTGTGTCGAGGCCATGGCACCAGCGATGCCACCGCCATCGCCTCCGCCAGCGCCGCTTTGATCTGGTCGGCCCACCCGGACTGGACCAACAACCAGGTCCTGCGCGTCATGCTGAACACCATCGGCGGTCCCACGGACGGCGCCAAGCGCAATGACTCCATCGGCTACGGCATCGTCCGCCCGCGCATAGCGCTGAAGAACCCGGGCGACCCTGGCCCCGCGGACGTCTACCCGCTCCCGGACCTGGCGGCCTCGGCATCGCCCTCTGCGTCGCCGACTTCCACCGAGGCAGCGAGTCGCGACGCGAAGACCCCGGCTGCGGCAACCGCCAAGAACGACGACGGCAACGGCCTGCTGTGGGCCGGCCTCGGCGGGGGCGCGGTTCTGGTGCTGGGCGGGGTAGGAGCGGCTGTCGCTGTCGCTAGGCGTCGGCGGCCCAATGCTTTCTGACTGTTGACCACCACTTGGAGGACCAGGTCCAGTCGTCAACATTAATGCGCCAGGCCGTGCTGACGAGCGCAGTGCTCTGTGCGGCCTGGCGGACCGCATGTTGGAAACAGTCGAATGGGGGGAAGAACCCGTGGCAGGCGCAACAGGAGAGACCGGTCTCGATGGGCGCGGGACCACACAAGCTGTCGGTATGAGGCTGAACCAGTTCCCGGCCGATCAGGGCGCGCAACCGGATCTGGCGTCTTCGCCGGCCGAGATGCGGGCCGCAGCCCGGGCCATTGACCAACACATCCTGGGCGACACTCGCAAGGCCGGGGCCTTACCTGACAAGGACACTGAAGCTGTTGTCAAGGAGTTCGGGGCAAAGGACGGCCACGGGTGGCTGACCTCCAGGGCTGTACAAAGAGCCCACAACGCCTGGGGCGAGCAGGTAAAGGCCCACACAGATCGACTGTCGAGTGACAGGGATTCCCTCAAGGGGGCCAACCAGGTCTTGCATGGCACCGATACCGTGATCGGAGCCAAGACGGGCCAAGTATCGGTTTTCCACTCCTACTAGCAGCTGATACAGCGGCACTCTGCGGAGTTCGAACCGACTCGTACGCCACTGCATTTACGGGGATTCATGCCGACGTACCACGAGATTCTAACGACCGATCTGTCCATGCTTACCACTGCTGCGGAGTGCTGGGACGCAACCGCGAAGGAGTTCCACGAGCAGGAAAAGGCTTACGAGCGTGATGTGCAAGGAATCACTCTTCTTCCCACATCAAGAGGAGTGAGTTCGGACGCCGCCAGCAAGCGCTTCGATACCACTCTCAAGGAATTCCAAAATGCGCAGGTCGAAGCGAAGGCGATCGCGTCGCTCCTCCGCGATGCACATGAACAGTTTGTCGACCTTCGCAAGAAGCTGCAGGCGGCCCGGGACGAGGCAATTGAGAAGGGCATGCTGGTCTCGGACCAAGGCGTGGTTTCCTACGACTACGGAAAACTGAGCGCAGGCGAAGCCAGTGCCCTTCACCATGACCCAGATTATAAGGAGATCGTCCGAAAGGCTGTCGTCTCCTGGCAGGAGCGCATCGACCGGCTGGTGAACGACGTGGGCGACGCGGACAAGGGCGTGGAGGTCGCCTTCAAGGCCGTAGTGATCGACTCAGACCCGATGGACGGCACCACCAACGGCTTCAATGGCAAAGCCCAGGGTGACATCGAGAAGTACGAAGCGCAGGAAGCCAGCGACATCGCGAATCGGATCACCCTCGGAGAAAACATCTCCGCTGCGGAACTTGCCGAACTTCAACGCACTTTCCGAGACAATGCTGGCGACAATTCGTTCAGTCGCGCCTTCCTGGATGAACTGGGAGCAGACGGAACTATCAGGTTCATCAATGAGCTGAACCACCTCGCCTACGACTCGGATAAGAGTCATGAACGTGTATACATGGAACTGCAGGGCGGGTTGGCCGATACCGTGGCTCAAGCGACTCAGGTGCCTGGTTCCGTTACAGAGATGCCTCCGGGGTCGCAGAAATTCAAGGAGTGGCTCGCCAGTGGCGACGGAAAATTTTACCGGGATTGGATGAAAGGCCTTGATGAATATGGCAACAAGAACTACGCGACCGGTGCGAACCCCCTGTACGGGTATCAGGCGTTCGTCAGTATGATGCAGCATGGCGATGCCAAGTACGATGACCAGTTCCTGTACGAGATGGGCCACGACCTGATCGAAGTTGATAAGAAGCATCCAGGCTTTTCTACGGAATGGGGAGGCGGGCACGATGGCGTCCGAGCAGACGCACTTGACGGACTCCTTGGTGTCATGAGTAAAAATCCCGATGCCGCCACTGCTTTCTTCGACCCGACTGGAAAGGGCAACGATCACCTGCACTATCTGCTCGGTAGCGGTGACGGCGCACGGGAGTGGCCGAAACATATAAACGCTGGTGTCTCGGTCATCGAGATGGACGACCCCCTGAGCCGGGTAGGCCTCGGTGCAGCCCTGGAGGCAGCGGCGACCGGCCATCCTCCGCTCGCGAAAGGCCAGGACCCTTGGCCTGAAATGTCACACAGCGACGCCGAAGCACGTGTGATGCACGGAATCATCGAGGAGCTCAAGCCGTCCACAGGTAATGACGCCGACGTGAAAAGGAACCTACGTCAACCATTGGCGAACGCTCTGGCGGAGTATACGAACGATACGCACGAAATCCTGGGTGGTATGGGTACCGAGTATGTGCGGGCAGCGACCGGGGATGGATACTTTCATGATGGCGAAACGGTGCATTTGGGGGTCTCGCAGAAAGACCTCGTTCAAGTTATGCGTGGCTTGTCTGACGATCCAGATGCATATGCCACGCTACACAAGGCGGAATCTCGGTATATCAATGCTGAGCTGAACAAGATCCCGGACGGTGAGACGGATTTTGCGCAGTCCGGGCCTCTCGGTAAGGCAGGCGCTGCGCTCGGCAATTACAGCGCCATTCGGGAAGACGTGATAAATAGTGATCGTATGGACGACTATCTCAAGGCTGACTGGAAATCGAAGATCGCTTACCATATTGTTGGCGGGGTGGTCACTCCATTGGCTATCCCGACCGCTGGTGGTTCGCTTGCGGTAGGCGATGCCCTTCAGCGTGGTGTCGACACTTGGGCCTGGCTGTGGGGCAATGACATGAAGGGGAAGGCAGACGCTAAGGCCGATGCCGCGATTGCCGATATGTATCTCGATGCCAACAACCAGCTAGGCGACATGCTCGCCGGATGGGCAGATGGCAGGCCAGATATCGACCCGAACTCTCGAAGTGGTAAAGATTTGCTGGACGCTTTTCGTGGTGAAATGCTCAACAGTCACGATCGAGGGTCGAACTTGGCGGCGAAATACATGTAACAGTTGCCTCGAATCAGATTGGCAACCGCTCAGCATTGCGTCTCTGCATGAAGGAAGAGTCTTGCCTGAACTGCCCACCCGTCGTTCTCTGCGGATCCGTTTCGTCCCGGTGGCCGCTGTCGTCTTTTGTGTTGTGGCTGCTGGAGGGGCCGCGGCGTGGTTCCTTCTTGGGGCTGACCAGAAAACAGGGACTTGCGAGGCGCTTCTCAAAGACGAGCACGTACGCAGCGCGTTGGGAAGCAGCTACAAGGCTGATATGTCATGTTCGGAGCTGGGAGAAGCCGTAAAGAAGGCTGCTGTGGGCGTGCAGCCGGGACAACACTCGCTTCAGCAGGCGCAGGTAATGAAAACGGTGGTGATGGCCGTTGACGAGAGCCTAGAGAAGACCAGCGGCCATATTGATGCCGCACTGCGCGTGCCCTTCGCCGAGTCCCTTGCGGACTACGCAGCGGACACAGCGTCGACCATTGGTCTCGGAGACAGGGACTACGTCCGCAACGGCTCGCCCTCCAAGCCGGCCTGGAAGGATGATGAGGGCGTCCACATGGCTGTACCGCGCTATACGCTGCTCCGGGTCGCGCGCGCCCTCTCGGAAGACTCCACGGCTTACGTCACACTGCGAGGGGCCACGACGCACCATGCTGCTGAGGTACTCACAGCCGTGCCCCGCAGGGCCACCGGCGTCGACCTCACCGTTCCTCCCATGCTCAACTCCCATGTGTTCGGCGCTTTTGACGCCTTCGCCACTGCTGTCCGGCGCGACCTCGGCAAGGAACGGGCGGCGGAATGGGACCGGAAGGTGTTCGAGGAGGCGACGGCGAGGCAGTCTGTGCCTCCCCCTTACGCCAAGGATCCCGTCGGCCACCTTGTCGCCTCTTGGCAGCAGACGTTGCGTGAGGGCGGACTCGAGAACAGCGCGGATGTCCTTGAGCAGCAAAATGCCGTCATGGTCGACATATGGGGCAAGGCCACAGGACTCGGCGACAAAGTCCGGGACTCACTCCACGACGACGCGCTGAACGACACATCCGCAGCACGGGGCAACGCGCTTCGCAATCTCTCCTGACCTCGATTTGTCAGCGACTTCGAGTATACGGCGATCTGGCGAATTGCCCGCAATGCCTTGGGGTGTGATGGATGGCATATCCGGAGTTCATCGATGAAAAGATTTTCTTGTTGCGTAGCAGTCATCATTGCTCTGTCGGGAGCGTTGACTGGGTGTAGCAAAAACATGGCTATACCGAAAGATTTCTGTAGTGTGCCCGTAAATGGATCTACGCTGTCGCCGCTCCTTCCAGATGGAGAACAGGTGAAGAAGACGCGTGAAGACCCGCTGGAAGCTGGCCTACGGAATACGTACTGCTATCTGGGCGTCGACGGGGTTCGGGTCTTGAGCGTCACGGTTCGCCAGATCGATAAGCCGTTGCCTCCCGAGGATTGGAAAAATGCAACCTCCTACTACAGGATGGCAGCCGAACGGAGGATGACTTTCCCCGGGCGTGCCGTTATCGGGGCTGATGGGGCGTTGGTCGTGGCGAAATGTGGAAGCCCTACGGCGTACATACTCTTTGATGTCGACTTCTATGGAGGCCGAGTTGAGAATACGCAAGCTGGGTACAAGAAGCTTCAGCGCTTCCTGGAAGATTTCACGCCCGCGGTAACCAAGAAGCTCCGATGCACCACTTGATGAGCAGGCCCTGCACTGAACAGCAAGTGCGGCACGTTCGGCCAAAGTGTCGACGTCTGTAAGAAGTTGGGGGAGGACAAGCGCGTTCGGTCGGCGCTTGGCTCCAGTGATCCTGATGGATGACGAGGGTGCGAAGGATCGTGTGGACAGCCTTGCGACGGCAACTCTCCAGGGTCATGGCCGGGGGCTGGCGATGCGTTTAAGTATCTTTAAGCGTGCACGAATTTATTCGATCAGGCCCTGGACTGCCCGCACTCTTAGCCGGCAATGAAGGAAGTCGTGTCCCAACCAGCAGAAAAGTCGTCCAGGAGAGTATTTTCCAAGGTTGCCGTCGGCATCCTCTCGCTTGTGGTTTTGGCCGCCGGTTTTGGAGCATGGTCGTACGTCGACTCGGTTCGCGAGGGAAAGAACTGCAAGGACCTTCTAGGGGACAAGCGGGTGGAGAAGGCCCTGGGGGCGGGGTATCAGTCGGATCTCAGTTGTGCACAGTTGGGTAATGCGGTCAAGCGAGCCACTATGGGCTCGGTGGCACGCGAGCACTCACTGGATCAGGCACGGTCGATGCAAAGCCTGCTGACAGTGATGAGTGAGCAGGTCAGCGGGAATGCTGGTGAGCTGGATGTTGACTTGGCTGTTCCCTTCTCTGAAGCCTTGGCCGACTATGCCGAGGATATGGACCAGATACTTGCCTCGGTGAACGTCGAATACATTCGCAGGGATACGTCGTCGACGTCACCGTGGCAGGATGACGACGGTGTGCACATGGCGGTGTCGCTGGAGTCCCTGCTGCAGGTGATGCGTTCGCTCTCCGAAAGTTCTGCCGCTTATGCCATCCTGCGTGAATCTATTACGCAGGAGATCGCTGGTCGCCTCGCTGAGACGTCACCTGATGCGGAGAAGGAGAAGCTGTCCCTTCTTGCCAAGCTCTCCTCGAGAGTCCTGGGCAACTTCGATGCGGTGGCGGAGAAGGCTCGGGGCGAAGGAGGGGAGGCGGGGGTCTGGGATCGGGACGTTCTTGCGCGGCTGTCGAAAAAAAGGTTAACGTCCCGCCGTACAGCAAGGATGGTGCCGGCCACCTTGTTGCGTCGTGGGACCGGAAAGTTCGAGTTGAGGGTAAGAACGGCGATGCCCTTAGCCTTTTTGAAATTCAGGGTACGGAGATGACACGTACCTGGAGTACCGGGATGGGTCTGGGGCGGGAGCTCTCGGATTCCTTGGTCGGCGACTCGCTCAACAGCGCCAGTCGGGGGCGCAGTAGCGCGCTGCGACTGCTTGGCTGATCAGCGCGGTCGGCCAGGATGCGGACGTCTGTAAGGACCTGGGGGAGGGCAAGCTCGGACTGTTCGCCGGCTCGGGGAGGCAGTTCGGAAGGCGACGGTCGGGAGCGAGCCCGGTGCGCACTCGCGACGGCTGGCCCAGGCCGTGAGGAGGGGACGGCCGATGCGGATTCGCCCTAGGGGCTTCTGTGGGCGTGGCGTTCGTCATATCGGACAGTTGTGCGGGGCGGGTGGTGTCGGGGGTGGGCGTGATCGGTGCGGGGGATCGTCCCGCCCGGGGTCCCGTCGGCCGCTGGACACGTTCGCCGTGGTCAACGTGGGGTATCGCCGATCTGTCCCTCGGATGGAGCAGCCGTCGAGTATCAGGTGATTGGCAGCGATGTGTCCGGTGCGTTTCGGGTCGAGTGGTCTCAGATAGTGGGCGGGGACCACATGGCCACTGGTCACCACGTTTACACAGGGGTAACACTGAAGGGTCGGCCGTTTCCCGGATGACCCTTCCCGGGGCGGCCCTGTCCTGTGCGCAGGCAACGGCGCCGAGCGCATCACCACCGGTTTCCACCGGTAGTCGTGCCAGAAAGGGGTCCCCTGTGACGCGACCCGACACGAAGACCTTGCTCGCCTCCCTGCTCGCCGACATCGAACGGCGCAACCCGGCCCAGCCCGAGTTCCACCAGGCCGCCCATGAGGTGCTGGAGACTCTGGCGCCGGTGCTCGCCGCCCGGCCGGAGTACGCGGACGCCGGACTGGTCGAGCGCCTGTGCGAACCGGAGCGGCAGATCATCTTCCGGGTCCCGTGGCAGGACGACCACGGCCGGGTTCATGTCAACCGTGGCTTCCGTGTGGAGTTCAACAGCGCGCTCGGCCCCTACAAGGGCGGTCTGCGCTTCCACCCGTCGGTCAACCTGGGCATCGTGAAGTTCCTCGGCTTCGAACAGATCTTCAAGAACGCGCTGACCGGACTGGGTATCGGCGGCGGAAAGGGCGGCAGCGACTTCGACCCGCACGGCCGCTCCGACGCCGAGGTCATGCGCTTCTGCCAGTCCTTCATGACCGAACTCCACCGGCACATCGGCGAGCACACCGACGTGCCCGCCGGTGACATCGGTGTCGGGGGCCGTGAGATCGGCTACCTGTTCGGGCAGTACCGGCGCATCACCAACCGCTGGGAGGCCGGCGTCCTCACCGGCAAGGGGACGCGGTGGGGCGGCTCCGCGATCCGCCCCGAGGCCACCGGCTACGGCAACGTCCTGTTCACCGCGGCCATGCTCCGCGAGCGGGGTGAGGACCTGGAGGGGCAGACCGCCGTAGTCTCCGGCTCCGGCAATGTCGCCATCTACACCGTCGAGAAGCTGATCGCCCTCGGCGCGAACCCGCTGACCTGCTCCGACTCCACCGGCTATGTCGTGGACGACAAGGGCATCGACGTCGAGCTGCTCAAGCAGATCAAGGAGGTCGAGCGCGGCCGGGTCGGCGACTACGCCGCACGGCGGGGCGCCTCGGCGCGGTTCGTCGCCGGCGGCAGTGTCTGGGACGTCCCGGCCGACATCGCCCTGCCGTCGGCCACCCAGAACGAGCTGGACGCGGACGCCGCGGCCACGCTGGTGCGCAACGGCGTCAAGGCCGTGTCCGAGGGCGCCAACATGCCCGCCACCCCGGAGGCGGTCCACCTCCTCCGGCAGGCGGGCGTCGCCTTCGGCCCCGGCAAGGCGGCCAACGCGGGCGGCGTCGCGGTCAGCGCCCTGGAGATGAGCCAGAACCACGCCCGCACCGTCTGGCCCCGCGCGCGGGTGGAGGAGGAGCTGACCCACATCATGAACGGCATCCACGCCACCTGCCACGAGACCGCCGAGCGCTACGGCGCCTCCGGCGACTATGTCACCGGCGCCAATATCGCCGGCTTCGAACGCGTCGCCGACGCGATGCTGGAGCAGGGCGTGATCTGATCCCGCCGCCGTACCTCTGATCCTCGGCCCCCGTTCTCGCCGCCCCCGGACAGGGGCTGAGGGCGGGGGCGCGTCAGGGTTCTGGGCACCCGTCGGGAAGCCCTACTTGCTCGGTGGCCAGGCCCTCGATCGGGATCTCTACTCCCGGCCGGGGGCCGCTGCATGTGTGCGGTCGTTCGCGCTGAGAGCAGGGGAGTCGGGGGCGCCGGAATCCGTGGGGCCGGGTGCCGGCGACGCACAGCGCAGCTCGGCCCAGACCCGCTTGCGCGGGAATCGGTCCTCGGCCACGCCCCAGCGGTCGGCAAGCGCGTCCACGAGGAGCAGGCCCCGTCCCGACTCGTCGTCCCCGCTGGGACGTTGGAGTGCTGGGAGCCGGTCACCGCGGGTGTCGGTGACCTCGATACGGAGGGTGCCGCCGATCACGTAGAGCGTCAGCCGGAAGTCCCGCCCGGGGACACGACCGTGTGTGACGGCGTTGGCCGCCAGCTCGGCCACGAGGAGGTCCGCGGGCTTCGTGGGCAGCCCCCAGCGGCGGAGCTGCGCCTCCGCGAGCAGGCGTGCGAGGCGGGCCCCGCGCCGCGTGGAGGACAGCAGCACGGTGAAGTGGGGGAGCGTGGTCGCTGGTGGGGCCATGGGCTCGGCGATTTCCTGATTCACATCACTGAGCGTGGCCGACCGCATCTACCGTGAGGAGTGACTGAGTGGTTGCGTACCGTGACTGTCGGCGAGCTGTCCGGTGCTGTCCGGGCTGTCGGCACCGTTGCCACGGGTAAGGCGTCGCGGTACGACGCGGGACTACGGAGGGGCGCGGCATGTCGGTGGACGGCGAGGCGGTACGGCTCAGGAGCGAGGCGGATGAACCGGGGTGGGAGGTGGACCCGGACGACGAGTGGGGCGTGGCGGTCATCACCACGGTGGGGCGGCAACTGAAGCTGCGGCGTGAGGCGGCGGGACTGCGGGCCGCCGAGTTCGGAAAGGCCGTCGGGTACGGGGAGGACCTGGTCTACAAGGTCGAGGGCGGGAAGCGG encodes:
- the mycP gene encoding type VII secretion-associated serine protease mycosin, which codes for MAAINKWHRAARVVASMAVCVLLVGGATTQAQAADSIRDMQWHLDAMHAEDMWRTSTGEGITVAVIDTGVDPSNVDLKGQVLDGKDLAPAKRAGDEHTDYDGHGTGMAGLIAGTGAFHGGRGAFGLAPGVKILPVRMPATSDIRGYAGPSYLSRAIRYATDSGAQVINISMGARIGSPQLTEAVDYALSHGSLVFAAVGNDGGKDNPVEYPAATPGVVGVAAVGKNLRRTEESAFGDQVDVAAPGEDMVAACRGETGLCRGHGTSDATAIASASAALIWSAHPDWTNNQVLRVMLNTIGGPTDGAKRNDSIGYGIVRPRIALKNPGDPGPADVYPLPDLAASASPSASPTSTEAASRDAKTPAAATAKNDDGNGLLWAGLGGGAVLVLGGVGAAVAVARRRRPNAF
- a CDS encoding ATP-binding protein, giving the protein MAPPATTLPHFTVLLSSTRRGARLARLLAEAQLRRWGLPTKPADLLVAELAANAVTHGRVPGRDFRLTLYVIGGTLRIEVTDTRGDRLPALQRPSGDDESGRGLLLVDALADRWGVAEDRFPRKRVWAELRCASPAPGPTDSGAPDSPALSANDRTHAAAPGRE
- a CDS encoding DUF6571 family protein → MPTYHEILTTDLSMLTTAAECWDATAKEFHEQEKAYERDVQGITLLPTSRGVSSDAASKRFDTTLKEFQNAQVEAKAIASLLRDAHEQFVDLRKKLQAARDEAIEKGMLVSDQGVVSYDYGKLSAGEASALHHDPDYKEIVRKAVVSWQERIDRLVNDVGDADKGVEVAFKAVVIDSDPMDGTTNGFNGKAQGDIEKYEAQEASDIANRITLGENISAAELAELQRTFRDNAGDNSFSRAFLDELGADGTIRFINELNHLAYDSDKSHERVYMELQGGLADTVAQATQVPGSVTEMPPGSQKFKEWLASGDGKFYRDWMKGLDEYGNKNYATGANPLYGYQAFVSMMQHGDAKYDDQFLYEMGHDLIEVDKKHPGFSTEWGGGHDGVRADALDGLLGVMSKNPDAATAFFDPTGKGNDHLHYLLGSGDGAREWPKHINAGVSVIEMDDPLSRVGLGAALEAAATGHPPLAKGQDPWPEMSHSDAEARVMHGIIEELKPSTGNDADVKRNLRQPLANALAEYTNDTHEILGGMGTEYVRAATGDGYFHDGETVHLGVSQKDLVQVMRGLSDDPDAYATLHKAESRYINAELNKIPDGETDFAQSGPLGKAGAALGNYSAIREDVINSDRMDDYLKADWKSKIAYHIVGGVVTPLAIPTAGGSLAVGDALQRGVDTWAWLWGNDMKGKADAKADAAIADMYLDANNQLGDMLAGWADGRPDIDPNSRSGKDLLDAFRGEMLNSHDRGSNLAAKYM
- the gdhA gene encoding NADP-specific glutamate dehydrogenase, with the translated sequence MTRPDTKTLLASLLADIERRNPAQPEFHQAAHEVLETLAPVLAARPEYADAGLVERLCEPERQIIFRVPWQDDHGRVHVNRGFRVEFNSALGPYKGGLRFHPSVNLGIVKFLGFEQIFKNALTGLGIGGGKGGSDFDPHGRSDAEVMRFCQSFMTELHRHIGEHTDVPAGDIGVGGREIGYLFGQYRRITNRWEAGVLTGKGTRWGGSAIRPEATGYGNVLFTAAMLRERGEDLEGQTAVVSGSGNVAIYTVEKLIALGANPLTCSDSTGYVVDDKGIDVELLKQIKEVERGRVGDYAARRGASARFVAGGSVWDVPADIALPSATQNELDADAAATLVRNGVKAVSEGANMPATPEAVHLLRQAGVAFGPGKAANAGGVAVSALEMSQNHARTVWPRARVEEELTHIMNGIHATCHETAERYGASGDYVTGANIAGFERVADAMLEQGVI